accctgcacccaaacGCCCCCCCAGAGCCCAACGCCTCCTCCCTCTCgtacccaaacttcctcccagacccttagggaggtggcgggggggggggggaagcaggggggctgggagcctggactcctgggttctgtcccagctctgggaggggagtgcgggCTGGTGGATTAGAGcaaggagggctgggagccaggactcctgggttctctccccagctctgggagggaagtgggggctagtgggttagagcggggcgggggggctgggagccaggactcctgggttctctccccagctctgggaggggagtgggggctagtgggttagagcagggggggctgggagccaggactcctgggttcgatctCTGGGTGGGGAGGAACCAGTGCAGCCATCCACAGAGCATTCCCTGCTGCACCAGAGAGGATCTTTAATGTGGGGGGGCGGCAGATTACAACAGCCACCCTCTCCGTATACACCACACACGGTCAGCACCCTGAATCGGGCACCCACTCCCTATAGCCCTGCCCGCGCCCCACCCCAGTGTGGAGAGTGCCACGGCCTGTCTGCCAGGCGGGGGGGTGAGGATGTTTTGCCTGCCTGAGAGGAGGAGGGGtatcggcgggggggggggggaagagggggtgttGGCTGCCAGGCTTGAGGGGTGGCTGGGTGAGTAATGGGGGAATCGTCTGATGACCCAGGAGGGAGCCCAGGTCTAGGGTGAACCCTGGTGGGGGGAGTGGGATTGTAccgggggtggggatttgggcaCATCCCCCAGTGCtgagggatctggggggctggggagaggctaggggtctgaTCAGATCGGTATATCCCTGTATTGCCCCGCTGAGCTGTACAGGGCAGAGGACTCCAAGTCTGTGGGGACAGGGGTCTATCCTGGGGTTCCTCTAGCCCTTTAAGGGCCCTGCTATTCACAGCGGGTGCATGGGGGGCAGTCCTTGTGGTCTCTGGGGCTCTCTCTCTGGAGGGGGTGGCAGGGTCTGGTCCCTATATCCACCTATAGCCCCAGTATACAAGTGTGGTGTGCAAGAGTGGGGGGCAGcctgtctgggctctggggttCGGCGTTGAGAATGGGGTGTGTAGGGGATCTGTTTTGAGGTCCTTATATCTCTGTATTGGCCTGCTGGTCTATACAGTGTCGTCGGCTCTAATTTGGGCTGGGGCTTGAGGCCAGCAATCAGGTCATTATATCGTTATTTTGTCCTACTTGCATCAGGCGCTTGGAGTTGGGAAGGGGAGGTCTCTACAGCCATCTATAGGCCCCAGTATATACAGccacagtgggggaggggtgcaggaggtgctgggccgTACAGGCCCCACGGGGGATCTGGTCTGAGCCGTCCTCGCTGCGGTGCCCGGCTGGCACGGAGACATGTTCCGTCTCGGTCCCATGGATCGAAACCCCATGGGGAGGGGTGGCTAAGCTGGGGGGCGACAGACAGGATGAGTCGGGATCCtccactggggctggggggctggagctgggggtctCGGTGCCCAGGGGCGTTAGGTGCTGCCTGCAGGGTAAACACAGCGAGAGAGGCGTGAAtgaactgggacagagacagACGGATGGAGAGAccgagacgggggggggggcagacagacagacggagagacagagacagaggggGGCAGACGGACGGATGGAGAGACCGAGgcggggggggtggatggagggatggtcggaggaggggtctgtgtggggatggggggatgaggggagggatgggtggaggggtgtggggaagggtctgtggggggaggaatggaggggtgtggggaagggTCTGTGAGGAGATGGGGGAtgagggaaggggtgtggggaggggtctgtggggagatggggggatgaggggagggatggaggggtgtggggaggggcctgtggggagatggggggtgtggggaagggtctgtggggggagggatggagggtgtggggaggggtctggggagatgggggggatgaggggagggatggagggtgtggggaggggtctgtggggagatgggaggatgaggggagggatggaggggtgtggggaggggtctgtggggggagggatggagggtgtggggaggggtatggagggagcggggggtggggaggggcctgtggggagatggggggtgtggggaagggtctgtggggggagggatggagggtgtggggaagggtctggggagatggggggatgaggggagggatggagggtgtggggaggggtctgtggggggagggatggagggtgtggggaagggtatggagggaaggggaggggtctgtggggagatggggggatgaggggagggatggaggggtgtggggaggggtctgtggggggagggatggagggtgtggggaggggtatggagggatggggaggggtctgtggggagatggggggtgtggggaagggtctgtggggggaagggatggagggtgtggggaagggtctggggagatggggggatgaggggagggatggagggtgtggggaggggtctgtggggggagggatggagggtgtggggaggggtatggagggatggggaagggtctGAGGAgatggggggatgaggggagggatggagggtgtggggaagggtctgtgagggagggatggagggtgtggggaggggtctgtggggagatggggggatgaggggagggatggaggctgtggggaagggtctgaggagatggggggatgaggggagggatggagggtgtggggaagggtctgtgagggagggatggagggtgtggggaggggtctgtggggagatggggggatgaggggagggatggggtgtgtggggaggggtctgtggggggagggatgtaggggtgtggggaggggcctgtggggagatggggggtgtggggaagggtctgtggggggagggatggagggtgtggggaggggcctgtggggagatgggggggtggggaggacgcAGGGACACTCAGCCAGGCGGCCGTTACCTCCAGCATAGTTGTGCCCGGGGAGGGGAGAATAAcctggaagagggaaggaaacaGAGTCAGTCAGAGGGGATCCTGCCCCCCGCCGCACATGCGCTgccccagccagcagggggcagcaggacacacacacacacacacacacacacacactctcaccagcagggggcagcaggacacacacacacacacacacacactctcaccagcagggggcagcaggacacacacacacacacacacacacactctcaccagcagggggcagcaggacacacacacagacacacagacacactctcaccagcagggggcagcaggggacacacactcacacacacacactcaccagcagggggcagcgggacacacacactcacacacacactctcaccagcagggggcagcaggacacacacactcacacacactcaccagcagggggcagcgggacacacacactcacacacacactctcaccagcagggggcagcaggggacacacacacactcaatccCCAGCACCCCGGAAATGGGCCTCACATTGTCCCCATCTCTTGCAGGGACCCCGGGGACGCCCGCCCCCCTGCGTTGGGAATTGGGGGCTCAGGACCCCAGGCGAGAGGGAcacatggccccagccccccccttACCTGGGGCGGGCGCCCTCCACCAGAAGACCATGCCGGTGCCCAGCAGGATGAGGCCCAGGATCAGCACCACGACAGCGACGCTGACCTTGACCGTCAGCCCCGGGGACAGGCCGGGCCCTGGGGGACACAGCAGGGGAGGAGTTAACGGGGGGTAGACTGAGgagccccccacagcacccctgcacccccagccgaagTCCTACCCAGATCCCCTTCACCCCGTGTttctctccccgctccctgccccagaccactgccccccagcaccccattCCCCTGTTCTGCACCCCACTCCTgctgccccccaaaccccagcatgccctccccccaccctgtacctctgccccctgcacccccttccccctactccatgccctgccccccagcatgcccttcccctgccctgcacccctctcctgctgccccccatcACCCCAACCACCCAgcactctctcccccccacccgatgcctctgccccccaaacccGTACCCTGCCCTGCTCGGGCTCACCCCACTGCTCCtggtggggctcgggcaggctgGCGTGCTGCACGAGGCAGGTGTAGGTGTCCCCGGGCTTGGGGGCGGTGAGCAGGCTGAGGTGGGTCTGGTAGGTCCAGTCGCCGTTGGCCAGCGCCGGGCTCAGGCCGTTCTCGGTGGGCTCCACGGGGCTCCCGTTCCGCAGCCAGGTGACCAGCACCTCCGCCGGGTAGAAGCCCCAGACGTGGCAGGTGAGGCGCGTGGTCCCCGCGGGGTTCGGCAGGGCCGTGGAGACGATGCGGACGCTGGGGGGCGCTGTTGGGGGGGAGTCGCTGTGTGAACCGGCTCCTGGTCCCCCCACCTCACACGGGGATCAGACCCACAGGCCCCCTGCCCAGTATCCCCCTACATCAAATCCTTCCCCTGCCCCGGCTCGGAGCCAggggccccgcagccccctccccctccccggctcgGTGCCCCgggccccgcagccccctcccccgccccggctcagtgccctgcagcccccacccccgccccggctcGGTGCCCCGGGccccgcagcccccacccccgccccggctcagtgccctgcagcccccacccccgccccggctcGGTGCCCCgggccccgcagccccctcccccgccccggctcGGTGCCCCgggccccgcagccccctcccccgccccggctcagtgccctgcagcccccacccccgccccggctcGGTGCCCCgggccccgcagccccctcccccgccccggctcGGTGCCCCGGGCCCCgcagccctctcccccaccccggctcagtgccctgcagcccccacccccgccccggctcggtgccctgcagcccccacccccgccccggctcggtgccccgcagcccccactCACTCTTCCTTTGCCCCGTGCGGCTCCAGAGCcgctggctctggctctggcagGCCTGGCGCCCCCCTGCCATACGCCGGCGCCAGTCGGGGTCCGCGTTGAGTTGGGTGGCCATGTTCGTGGCTATGTTGTGGAGCAGGCCCATGTCACAGGCCTCGAAGAGCTGGTCGTGGTCGTTGTAACACACCAGCGGGTTCTTGTTGAAGACGAAGGTGAAGCTGAACCAGAGCACGGAGCCGTTGGCTGCCAGGGGGCACTCGGTGGCCAGGTGCACAAGGAACCCGCCTGCGGGGACGGGGCCGTCAGAAGCGGGTTCGGGGCAGGGCGGGACATGGGGGACGGGCACAGAGACGTTGGGACCATGGGGGGCGGGAGTGACCAGTGGGGTGACGGAGGGATGGGTCAAGGAGGGCGGGCCACTGGGGGGATGGGGATCAGGGAGGTTATGGGGACAGGTGGGGACCGGTTCCACACTAGGCCATGCCCCTGGGGTGTAGACCAGGGGACGTTGGGTTGAAACCCCATCCAGAGGGTTCCTCTGCAATTGTAGAGCCCTACTGTGGGTGTGTACGCTGGGAACCATGGGGTTaaccccccctacacacacacagccccgaGGGGTACAGATCGGGGCTACCCCCCCGACATACACAGCCCCCTAGGGCTACAGAGTGGGAtaatacccccccacacacagacacagccccctGAGGGTACAGACTGGGGTTATACCCtatccacacacagacacagcccccaAGGGGTACAGACAGGCTGGGGTTATACCCCCcggacacacagacacagcccccaAGGGGTACAGACAGGCTGGGGTTATACCCCCcggacacacagacacagcccccaAGGGGTACAGACAGACTGGAGTTATACCCCCtggacacacagacacagcccccaAGGGGTACAGACAGACTGGGGTtatacccccctccacacacagacacagccccctAGGGCTACAGACTGGGGTtataccccccccacacacacacacagacacagccccctAGGGGTACACACGgggtttatatacacacacacacacacacacacacacacacacatgacacacagacacagctcTGTCGGGGTCCAGACAGACTGGAGTTATACCCGCATCCACATACAGACACAGTCCCTTAGGAGTAGAGACTGGGGttatacccccccacacaccccacacacagcccatAGGGGTACAGACTAGGGttatacccccccacacacacacagatacactcCTCCCCCCAGGGGTACAGACAGACTGGAGTtatacccccacacacacagacacagcccccaAGGGGTACAGACTGGGGTTATACCCcatccacacacagacacagcccccaAGGGGTACAGGCTGGGGTTataccccctgcacacacagacacagcccccaAGGGGTACAGACAGGCTGGGGTTATACCCCCcggacacacagacacagcccccaAGGGGTACAGACAGACTGGAGTTATACCCCCtggacacacagacacagcccccaAGGGGTACAGACAGACTGGGGTtatacccccctccacacacagacacacagccccCTAGGGCTACAGACTGGGGTtatacccccccccacacacacacacagacacagccccctAGGGGTACACACGgggtttatatacacacacacacacacacacacacacacacacatgacacacagacacagctcTGTCGGGGTCCAGACAGACTGGAGTTATACCTGCATCCACATACAGACACAGTCCCTTAGGAGTAGAGACTGGGGttatacccccccacacaccccacacacagcccatAGGGGTACAGACTAGGGttatacccccccacacacacacacagatacactcCTCCCCCCAGGGGTACAGACAGACTGGAGttatacccccccacacacagacacagcccccaAGGGGTACAGACTGGGGTTATACCCcatccacacacagacacagcccccaAGGGGTACAGGCTGGGGTTataccccctgcacacacagacacagcccccaAGGGGTACAGACAGGCTGGGGTTATACCCCCcggacacacagacacagcccccaAGGGGTACAGACAGACTGGGGTtataccccccacacacacagacacagcccccaAGGGGTACAGACAGACTGGGGTTataccccctgcacacacagacacagcccccaAGGGGTACAGGCTGGGGTtataccccccccacacacagacacagcccccaAGGGGTACAGACAGACTGGGGTTataccccctgcacacacagacagagccccCAAGGGGTACAGACAGACTGGGGTTATACCCCCcggacacacagacacagcccccaAGGGGTACAGACAGACTGGGGTTataccccctgcacacacagacacagcccccaAGGGGTACAGACAGACTGGGGttatacccccccacacacacacacagcccccaaaGGGTACAGACAGACTGGGGttatacccccccacacacacacacacagcccatagGGGTACAGACAGACTGGGGTTataccccctgcacacacagacacagcccccaAGGGGTACAGACAGACTGGGGTTataccccctgcacacacagacacagcccccaAGGGGTACAGACAGACTGGGGTTATACCCCCcggacacacagacacagcccccaAGGGGTACAGACAGACTGGGGTTataccccctgcacacacagacacagcccccaAGGGGTACAGACAGACTGGGGTtataccccacacacacacagacacagcccccaAGGGGTACAGACAGACTGGGGTTataccccctgcacacacagacacagcccccaAGGGGTACAGACAGACTGGGGTtataccccacacacacacagacacagcccccaAAGGGTACAGACAGACTGGGGTtataccccccacacacacacacacagccccctagGGCTACAGACTGGGGTTATCCCCCATCCACACACAGGCACTGTCCCCTAAGGTTAGACATGGGGTTTAAGCCCTAGCCTGACATCTCC
This genomic interval from Caretta caretta isolate rCarCar2 chromosome 14, rCarCar1.hap1, whole genome shotgun sequence contains the following:
- the LOC125621146 gene encoding HLA class II histocompatibility antigen, DM beta chain — translated: MKLVLWLLSMALSHHGAGGFLVHLATECPLAANGSVLWFSFTFVFNKNPLVCYNDHDQLFEACDMGLLHNIATNMATQLNADPDWRRRMAGGRQACQSQSQRLWSRTGQRKTPPSVRIVSTALPNPAGTTRLTCHVWGFYPAEVLVTWLRNGSPVEPTENGLSPALANGDWTYQTHLSLLTAPKPGDTYTCLVQHASLPEPHQEQWGPGLSPGLTVKVSVAVVVLILGLILLGTGMVFWWRAPAPGYSPLPGHNYAGGST